Within Tribolium castaneum strain GA2 chromosome 10, icTriCast1.1, whole genome shotgun sequence, the genomic segment TCCCTCGAAACTACCACGGCTTTCGGTGGTGGGCATGAACCCACATCTATCGCAAAGAATCAGCTTTCTTCAGTCGAATTTAGCAAACGCACCAATGCCTAGCGCGACAAGCCAGTAAGTTGaaatttgtttgtatttttttcgtattcTTTCGGACCGACACTGATCATGCGCTAAATTATCGAGATTGGTGGAACTGGTCCCCTGTTGAGAAAGATAGATGATTTGGGAAAATCGAGCTGCATAAAGCGATTACATTATTTCCCGGGTCGCGAGATGAGCAAAAATTTCCAACgtggattaaaattttattatctctCGTAGGTCAAACATCCTGCACACTTTAACGGATTCGCATACGCATTATTCTTCCGTTATTACCGAGTTAACTGCCTTTGTTAATTACATTGGACAAGTTGAACTGCTTCCGGAGGCGGACGAACTTTTATTCCCTCCAGATTTTTTCCTCGTGTTGCTAGTTGTGTTATCTCcgcaattttatttacttaaataaatttttctcgcATTACGTTGTCTTTCTCTAAGGATTAAGAAACACAAGGACCcgcgaaaaaattataaattataaaaaacgcaataaataaataaaaccaagGGTCagagaaaaaatatgaaaacatgaaaccaaaaaatatatgacgtataacgaaaaaaaaggacaataataaaagataataaataacaacaaaaataataagataCAGGTTGTCTAGATACAGCGTCTTGGGTGCTGAAACACGTGTCGGCTGCCAAATTTCCGGGAACTTTATGTTCGATAGATTACTACGAGACAATGAGTAATGACTGTGATTGTAGGTGTTATTCATGATGCGTGGCTTTTTATGAATGATTTATTATGTAATAGCGACAAATAGtgttataaataaagttttttggtGACTATTTGTTAATATCAACAGTGTCGATTATTAATCGCCTTCATTAACAAactagtttattaaataactattaataaactaatttgttAATGAGGGcgattaataaacaaaactgttttaaaagTTGAGTTTATTAATGGCCCATTAGCAAACGagtttattacaatattttttcgttgaccGTATACTCTATTTtgtgacaaaattaaaaattaattaccattCTAAAATTCGAgcaatttaatattaataatattattataaataaccaaaaataattctgGAATATTAAAATGTATGCTGTTActcgtcaatttttttatttgtatgagTATAACTGattgtttatattaaaatatttttaaaaagtaaaaaccccaaaaacagttacttaatgaaaaaaagtgtgttaATGATAatccttttttaaataagataattcattaatatcaaaattaataaacggtcaacgaaaaaaatttttttcagtcgAATTGCGCAAGACTTGAtaatatgaaaaatacaaaataataaataataaatttatgaaaGAAGTTATCCTGATTAGCGAATACTAGATCAAGTCAAGATGACAATACCAAGTGTTCTCTCATGACTTTTTTCTTTGAAACTTGAAGCTTCttaaatggagaaaaaagaaaagataatggaaaagacaaaaaagaaagtgcaatcgcggacacgtgtcggTTGTCAAACTCCCTAGGACTTGAATCAAATAAACTATAAGCTGTTGATAGTAGTGATAGTATTTTTCGATGATAAGATAAGGTGTGAATTGGtctaaattatgtaaaaatgttgTAATATCGAACGAACTGAATTTCGTGAGATTGTGTAAACGTGGGTTAGGGGAGAAAAAGCATTCACTAGGCTTGAGGTGAGCTGAACCACGTGGTGAATGCGTTTTTCTCGCGtgattaattaaacaatagtaaaaaatagCGAGAGTTGTCCCTTAAGTAGGCAATAACCTTCTAGGCGTAGACAATTGCTCTCCATAGAAGAAGCGTGGAATCTTCCGATATCGGCTGAAATGTCATCAaggcaacaacaacaaaacagTTCGCAACAATCGAAAACCGCCACTCAATCGTATCAAAAACCCTATAATCAAGCTTCGACCCCGCAAGGCCCGCCACCGCCTTACCCGTCCCCAGGCGGCGGCTCCGTGAAACAATTCAAAACCGAAGTCGTCGAACAAAAACCCGCCCCCCAACCTCAAACTCACCCCTTCACTCTCACTCAACAGCAACTCCAAATGTTGAATTACTTTCAACAAAACATAAACAATCTAACGCCTGCCCAAGAAGTGAGTGCCAAAACGACCACCACGCCGAAAACTGGCGATTTTTTTTCGCAGAATATGAGACTGCAACTCCAACATCAGCACCGGTTGATGCAACAACACCAACAACAGTTGAGACACCAAAGACAAGCCCAGCCCCCGCGACAGGGCTCCACGCCGCCTGCCTACAACGGAAACAACTTCCAGGGGGATCCCCCGACTTTGAATCCCCCCAAAAACCTTTCGCCCCCCTCCAATGGAGACAAACTAGTCCAACCAACACCAAATGTGATCCCGAGCTGCGCGAGGGACATAACCATGCCCGTTTCGGGGCAAAATTCAGCAGACATGGACGTGAGTGAGGAAGAATTGAAGGACTTCCTCTCGCAGAAGGATCTAGCAACGACGCTCGCCGAAAATCTGCTCAAGCACTTCGGATCCGACGACATCGACATCAAAGAGGAACAGGAGCAAAGTGGTGAGCCCCAAATTTATTGCTTACGGTATCagcgaaaaaatttttttttccaattttttatcgcTTAATATCGCTATCGTGTCAATATCAGGGTGAATAAAGTGCTGCAAACATTTTCTTcactttttattcattttattcatccttgttttaataataatatttagtatacaaaatgaatattttattattaggtaTTGTAACaaatcatatttttgttatggaTCAGAAAAATCctcgattttattttagcaaatgctacatttttgaataatgtaatcttgtttttttttaatgactactgacatttttgtttactgttttgaATAGCACACTCTATGACACTTCTTTATATTtctggtaataaaaaaaataataatacttcacaaaaaatgctttttttattataatgtaCTTATTCACggtaaataatctttaaaaaaaaaatatcgtgaAGAGAAACACTAACAACTTAGTACAAAAAATGagagtaaaatttaaaaaagtctaTAGATACAGtatacaaattacaaaagattaacgataattagtaattaataaaggAAACCACACCGTTCATCAGAATTCCCCACAACTCTCACAGATGGCACTTAGTGCTGCCTATGTCTCGTAATTAGTAATAGTTTtcgtcattattttttttacataattagcataaatacacttaatgtcaAAGCTAAATACAAAAAGgaacataaaattaaagcccataactgttttattttattctttttttacaCTAACAGAAAATCTAAAAGAGTATGTTACCAATGACGTTGTAAATGTAGAAATTAACCAAAGAAGTGCTTCCAAAAAATATACTAGGGgtcaaagttgtagagaatttctTTCAAGAAAGTTTGTGACGCCAAACCTTTATCTTCAATAGGTTAAAGGTTAAAGCTTTAAAGAAGGCAAAGAACACTACTAAGCAGCAATTTGAAGCTAAACTGTTGAAGACGTCCGgacttttttgaagaaaatgtaGCTTTCTACAGCTTTTTCTGGGACCTgcgtttcgaaaaatattttcgaataTTTTTAACTGATTATTCATTCTTATTGATTCGAAAAGTTGATTCGATGGTCTGGAAATCTTGCAATAATTGTTCGAATTGtggaggttttactgtagttAATTGGTATGtctgaattattaaaatagcTTGATTATCTCTCGGCTCTGATTTCAATAGCGTCATTTTCAATTCGAAGGTGTAGTCGACTAGTTCAGTGTTCgttgttttagaaaatattttatcctCCGGACCCTTTTCTCCATCAAATTTAGATTCATCGAAACCGGAAATGGACACGAAACGACGAATCAAATCGCCACCGCACGATAGCATCCTAACTATCAAATCGGAACCGCCTTGGGAAGTCGATTCGCTGCATTCTGTGGAAAAACGACCGGAAATCGAATACACGATCGACATGGACGCCAAAACAATCCTAAGACTGTGCAAGTAAGTCGTAATATTCATCGTGGTTTTTAGTTGACGAAAACTTCCTGATTTAGAGGTGAGGGCATCAAGGGCGAAATCAGCAACTCGTTAATATCAGATCGAGCGCCGCCCCCTTCACCCCCCGACCCCCCAGCAATAAAACTAAACCACCAACAGTTACTTCCGCCCACCCCTTCGGTCTACttagataataaaaaacacgCGTTTAGTCCACAGTTACAGGAGTTTTGCCTCAAACACCCCATAGCTGTAGTACGCGGATTAGCCTCGGCGTTAAAACTCGACTTAGGCTTATTTTCGACTAAAACACTAGTTGAGGCTAATCCCGATCACAGTGTTGAAGTTAGGACGCAAATACAGCAACCATCCGACGAAAACTGGGACCCACAGTCCGGGAAGAAGGTCTGGGCTTGTATCTCGCATAGGTCGCACACGACCATTGCCAGATATGCGCAGTACCAAGCCTCCAGCTTTAAGGAAAGTTTAAAGGTACGGGCAGGCGCATTTTGGAGCGAAAATAACGAACCAATTGCAGGAAGAGAGGGATAAGGCCACCAGTGGCTTGTCCGACTCGGATTCCAAGGACTCGGTCAATTTTCCCAAGAGGAGGCGGCTCTGCAACATCCCGCCCTTGGCCAACACCAAGGGCTGCAACCAGCCCAAGATGCTAAAGTAAGTTAAAGTAACATTCCGCGAATACACATTTTCATGCGCATATGCAAGGTGTTTTTAAGTATgtttcattatattttaataagtgctgaacaaaaatttacctttgcGCGTTTAACAGTATTGATAAACCgtttaaaacacaaaagtgCAGACAAGGTGAAATTCGTTGTTCAGATTTATTGCCCCCTGGTAGTAGTAGATGCTAGTTCAGTGTAACATACTATACACTTTGTTTTGGTGTTTTGATAGGTGTTAAGGACCCAAGGACCTGTGGATAGAGTGAGTCACGGAGGACACAGCCTGGACGTTTCATACTGCGGTCAGCAATCGTCGCAAGACAAATCGTTGTTCTTTATAGATTCCGaagtttttttggaatttaagCGACTTTTACTTATTGTTCGTTATTCTTGCAGGTTTGGGACGAACGTGGACTTGTCGGATGAGAAAAAATGGAAGGCGCAGCTTCAGGAGTTGATGAAACTGCCGGCGTTTGCTCGAGTTGTCTCGGCCGGAAACATGCTGTCGCACGTGGGCCACGTGATCCTCGGCATGAACACGGTCCAGCTGTACATGAAGGTAGAGTTCTGAATTGACGAAACGTTGATcattttataataatgataatatatTTAGTTAAATAATAACACACACTACAACTAAGTAAAAACTAATGTCATAAAATTCCTCCGAAATCGCctcatttttaattctttctggtattttattaaagaaattacTTTTCCATGCTATCTAATGTTCCAAAATTTGTTGCTCAGTTCGTGCCGAATATATTGATTGAATTCCAACGTCATTATGTTGTGTTCAAACAGTGTTCTACGTGACTTTTATTCGAttttctaacaatttttttatagtaagAATTCTTTCCCTGCAGAAGATGTACCTCAGAGTAATATGCCGTATGTTAAAGGAGAGATCAAGTTTCAAaatgctattttttatttcgccagtacatttaattaatttttgttaattgattttactaaaaaacttATTACGTTCCTAACTGAAATGTCCGAAAATTTACGATCGTGTCTGCTTGCAGAGTCGGCATCCACAACAGGGGCTGATTTATTGAGGCgtcatttttactttgtttgaCAATATATACTAGCCCGCTGGTACACTTGTATGTGGAATTattcgttaataataattaaaaaaattgaaaatggtGTTTTGAAAGTTGATTTCTCCTTTAAACGTTTCGTTTGATTTTGGTTGATTTCCATTCTTTTTCTATTTCGCCGTTAGGTACCTGGCAGTCGGACTCCGGGCCACCAGGAAAACAACAACTTTTGCTCGATTAACATAAACATCGGGCCAGGTGATTGCGAATGGTTTGCGGTCCCTGACGCATATTGGGGCGCAATTTGCGCCCTGTGCGAAAAGAACCAAATAAACTACCTTCATGGGTCGTGGTGGCCCGTCCTGGAGGACTTATACAATGCGAATATCCCCGTTTATCGGTTTTTGCAACGTCCTGGAGACCTGGTCTGGGTCAATGCTGGGTGCGTCCATTGGGTGCAAGCTGTGGGCTGGTGCAACAACATCGCCTGGAACGTGGGCCCTCTCACAGCGCGGCAATACCAACTCGCTATCGAGCGATACGAGTGGAATAAACTGCAGAGCTTCAAGTCAATTGTGCCAATGTTGCACTTGTCGTGGAACTTGTCGCGGAATATCAAAGTTTCCGACCCGAAGTTGTTCCAGTTGATTAAGTGAGTACAGTTTTGGTTTTTGGTGCGAAGTGTTTATTCGTTTGTTTTCAGGAATTGCTTAATGCGGACCTTGCGACAGTGTTCGATGATTTTGGAGTTTGTGAAACATAAAGGTGTCGAGGTCAAGTTCCACGGACGAGGGAAGAACGAAGCGTCGCATTACTGTGGCCAATGCGAGGTGAGGATTGGTTGCGCCGTTACAggaaattgtatttttgtttcagaTCGAGGTGTTTAATATCTTGTTCATAAGGGAGCAGGAGAAGCGGCACGTGGTCCATTGTATGGACTGCGCGCGCAAGCAGAGCCCGAACCTGGAGGGGTTCGTGTGTTTGGAGGAGTACAAAATGGAGGAGTTGACGGAAGTTTACGATAACTTCACTTTATATCCCACCGTTAGTGCTACTGCTGAGCAATATCGACTAATGTAGCAGGTTTAATTTGAAGTGCTATCTTTCAGCTACCACTGCCACTTGTAACGGATGTACAACTTAATGTTAATACTTGCTTATTAAATGTAAATTCGAGTGATAATGTAAAATGTAGATAAGTGTGTAcataatattttcaattttgtagATTGCCGATAAGTTAATGTTACATCTTAATACAGTGATCTCATAACAGTTATTTATAAGTGtacatataaaaataaatatatttgtacgatatatttattttggaGTCAAGGAATAGGATGATTCGAATCATCATTTTCGTTGTTATGGATGAAACCATATTTTCACTGCCAAAAATTATATGTAAATGACtgtttttacgtaattttttaagtctgTACGTATTGTAtaattcaaagtttttttaaaggcAGCAAATTCGGTTATTGCGTGTATTCGTTCACTGCCACTTTGTGATACATTTCTACCCGAATACCACTTTATATGTTCATAGACAGAGCCTGGGTTCGAACAGTGCCTTCTTcaataaattatctaaacaacattgtgaaaaaattcatattttctcCAGTCATGACCAATTACAAATACAGTTACATTGTGTAAATATGATGATGTATTAGGAAATAAATCAGGAAACTGGCTCAATTTTCTAAGTAAGGTAATCCCTATTTCCTCTGTTCATATAGCTGTGTATTTTATATCATGAAAAGTCTGATTTCACTTTATGTATTATATAGTTTCAATTGTAGTTTAGATACTACCTAAACTTGTATTtatgattaattaaataaaacgttaTATTTGGACACTCGTTATTTGTTCCCCACCGGACCCAAATGATCTATACTCTTGCCACTCCGCAAAAACTTCGATAAAGGCCGCAAGTTACGAAAATCTGGTTCTGATTGGACTAGTGAATATAACAAGTGTAACCACCAATGGCGTGCGAAGGCGCGACATTTTGAACCGACTCCGAATGACAACACGCAGCCATTTTGACCCCCCACTACCGCAAATTCCTAAATTTTCTAACAGAAACAccgttttttaacattttttaggCAAAGAACCTAATAACAAAAAAGGTACTAATAAATTTCTTGATGTCctaattcaaattttgaatttataaattaaaagatGAGTTAATAATGATCAATTgatcaaataaaattagttttgaCTAACCGATATAAACGTGATTTTCGACatttaaaccaaaatttaaaatattcttttaaagtttttcctACATGTGCGATTTAAACGAGCATTCTGGGTGTCGTACTTGGCGCGTTTTGCTGCCATTGGCTAAGCGTTAACCCCCCACCCTATATACCTGGTTACAgccaatgaaaaaaataagtcaaataCAAAACGAACAACTTTATTTACGAAATTAgagaaatataattattagtaACAATGGAACCAgaaacaaaactgaaaaaacacaaatacaacaaaaaaacacgGTTAATGTTGATCATTTTGGTCGCCATAATAACTTTCGCCGCCACTGTTCATATCATTAGGGTCGGTACTTTCATTATTGTCGGACTCCTCAGGGGGTGGTAAATGTATATCGATAGAAATTTCGCGCGGCCCTAGGGGATAATTGTACCCCACGAAGCCACAAAACTGGCACACTGACAAAGGGTGGTTGTAATCATAAGGGCAAACCAGTCTCTGGACAGTAGCAATGTTCTCATTTACCCACTGCTCAGTGGCGTTCCGCGGAATTTGGGCAAACATCGAATTGTAATCTCGCTGCACATGACTGGCAAAATCGAACGGATTGGGACTTTGAATCCGCGAATTAAAGGGCACATATCTCGGACCGTAAAAATCGCCGCGGGCCAAAAACCGGCCTGAATAATAACGGCCCGTGTAATAACGGCCTGAATAATAACGCCCTGAAATCAAAAGCTGGTGAAAAAAATGGCCGATTCGGTGACGCCCCTAACGACTTCTGCAAAGTCAAAACGACCAAGGGTTGGC encodes:
- the LOC107397492 gene encoding uncharacterized protein LOC107397492, with the protein product MERRPARAPFYSTVVKYGRRRRGGERGGNGRYYSGRYYTGRYYSGRFLARGDFYGPRYVPFNSRIQSPNPFDFASHVQRDYNSMFAQIPRNATEQWVNENIATVQRLVCPYDYNHPLSVCQFCGFVGYNYPLGPREISIDIHLPPPEESDNNESTDPNDMNSGGESYYGDQNDQH